One stretch of Corvus hawaiiensis isolate bCorHaw1 chromosome 1, bCorHaw1.pri.cur, whole genome shotgun sequence DNA includes these proteins:
- the KLHL40 gene encoding kelch-like protein 40 gives MGLPLDQVEELRLYQQTLLQDGLKDMLDHNKFLDCVLKVKGKEFPCHRLVLAACSPYFRAMFLSDMEESKKREVSLEDVDPDVMGKILHYIYTSELEITEQNVQDIFSVANMFQIPSIFTVCVSFLQKRLCLSNCLAIFRLGLMLDCARLAVAARDFICDRFALVSRDEEFYQLSPDELIAIISSDSLNIEKEESVFEVVMKWVGTKDRESRQKALPVIFESIRFRLMPNNYITDHVEKHTMVKSSPELLKKLQMVKDAQKGKFTVVKKRKVKKNSENQAKENVVNGAVDEDTEEEALPGILNDTMRFGMFLQDLIFMVSDSGAVAYDPNANECYFASLSTQIPKNHISLVTKENQIFIVGGVYYNEDNKEDPMSSYFLQYDHLDADWLGMPPLPSPRCLFGLGEAENSIFVVGGKELKEGEKTLDSVLCYDRLSFKWGEADPLPYAVYGHAVVSHKDLVYVIGGKGSDKKCLKKMYVYNPAKFEWKEMAPMKTARSLFGATVHNDKIYVAAGVTDSGLTNSVEVYDIATNKWDTFTEFPQERSSVSLVSLSGVLYLLGGFATVETESGELVPTELNDVWRYDEEQKKWEGVLREIQYASGATFLPVRLNVLRLTKM, from the exons ATGGGTTTGCCTCTTGATCAAGTGGAAGAGTTGCGTCTCTACCAGCAAACTCTTCTCCAAGATGGACTCAAAGACATGTTGGACCACAATAAGTTTCTGGATTGTGTCTTAAAAGTCAAAGGGAAGGAGTTTCCCTGCCATCGGCTGGTGCTGGCAGCCTGCAGCCCGTATTTCCGGGCGATGTTCCTTTCAGACATGGAAGAGAGCAAGAAGAGGGAAGTCAGCTTGGAAGATGTTGATCCAGACGTCATGGGCAAGATCCTCCATTACATCTACACCTCCGAGCTCGAGATCACCGAGCAGAACGTGCAGGACATCTTCTCCGTGGCCAACATGTTTCAGATCCCCTCCATCTTCACCGTGTGCGTGTCCTTCCTGCAGAAGCGGCTCTGCCTCAGCAACTGCCTGGCCATCTTCCGGCTGGGATTGATGCTGGATTGCGCCCGGCTGGCCGTGGCCGCCCGGGATTTCATCTGTGACCGCTTCGCGCTGGTCTCGCGGGACGAGGAGTTCTACCAGCTCTCCCCCGATGAGCTGATTGCCATCATCTCCAGCGACTCCCTCAACATCGAGAAGGAGGAGAGTGTCTTTGAGGTGGTGATGAAGTGGGTGGGGACCAAGGACCGTGAGAGCCGACAGAAGGCCTTGCCCGTCATCTTTGAAAGCATCCGCTTCCGCCTCATGCCCAACAACTACATCACGGACCACGTGGAGAAGCACACCATGGTCAAGTCCAGCCCGGAGCTGCTCAAGAAGCTGCAGATGGTGAAGGATGCCCAGAAAGGCAAATTCACGGTGGTGAAGaagaggaaagtgaagaagaacaGTGAGAATCAAGCAAAGGAGAATGTTGTCAATGGAGCAGTAGATGAAGATACAGAGGAGGAGGCTCTCCCTGGGATCTTGAATGACACGATGCGCTTTGGGATGTTCCTCCAGGACCTTATTTTCATGGTGAGCGACAGTGGGGCAGTGGCCTATGACCCCAATGCCAATGAGTGCTATTTTGCCTCCCTGTCTACTCAAATCCCGAAGAACCACATCAGTCTGGTGACCAAAGAGAATCAGATCTTCATTGTTGGAGGCGTATACTACAATGAAGACAACAAAGAGGATCCCATGAGCTCCTACTTCCTACAG TACGACCATCTGGACGCAGACTGGCTGGGGATGCCCCCGCTGCCCTCCCCTCGCTGCCTCTTCGGCCTGGGAGAGGCAGAAAACTCAATTTTTGTGGTTGGAGGGAAGGAActgaaggagggagagaagacCTTGGATTCGGTCCTGTGCTACGACCGGCT GTCCTTCAAGTGGGGTGAGGCCGATCCCCTTCCCTACGCAGTCTATGGCCATGCAGTGGTATCACACAAGGATCTTGTCTACGTCATCGGGGGCAAAGGAAGTGACAA GAAGTGCCTGAAGAAGATGTATGTCTACAACCCAGCCAAGTTTGAGTGGAAGGAGATGGCTCCCATGAAAACCGCCCGCTCCTTGTTCGGAGCCACCGTGCACAACGACAAAATCTACGTGGCAGCCGGTGTGACCGACTCCGGTTTGACCAACTCGGTGGAGGTCTATGACATTGCCACCAACAA GTGGGACACCTTCACTGAGTTCCCTCAGGAGCGCAGCTCCGTCAGCCTGGTCAGCCTGTCCGGGGTGCTCTACCTGCTCGGGGGGTTCGCCACAGTGGAGACAGAGTCGGGAGAGCTGGTGCCAACAGAGCTGAACGATGTTTGGAG GTATGATGAGGAGCAGAAGAAGTGGGAAGGGGTTCTCCGGGAAATCCAGTACGCCTCCGGTGCCACGTTCCTTCCCGTGCGCCTCAATGTTCTGCGCCTAACGAAGATGTAG